One genomic segment of Pedosphaera parvula Ellin514 includes these proteins:
- the tsaE gene encoding tRNA (adenosine(37)-N6)-threonylcarbamoyltransferase complex ATPase subunit type 1 TsaE, giving the protein MATFISNSPAETIALGESWGRDAKSGLVIALSGDLGAGKTQLTKGIARGLGISDRVHSPTFALLNQYGGGRLPLFHLDLYRLETPDQIIAAGLEEYFHPAGVSVIEWAERWFLAPADFLAQAAKGTHLRQVRLESITETGRRITYEDFGH; this is encoded by the coding sequence ATGGCTACGTTCATCTCAAATAGTCCCGCTGAAACAATTGCCCTCGGCGAAAGTTGGGGGCGGGATGCAAAAAGTGGACTGGTCATCGCGCTGTCCGGAGACTTGGGAGCGGGCAAAACCCAATTGACCAAAGGCATCGCCCGCGGCTTGGGAATATCGGATCGGGTGCATTCCCCCACCTTCGCCTTGCTGAATCAGTATGGCGGTGGTCGATTACCTCTTTTTCACCTGGACCTTTATCGATTGGAAACACCGGACCAGATCATTGCTGCCGGATTGGAGGAATATTTCCATCCCGCAGGTGTTTCGGTAATCGAATGGGCCGAGCGTTGGTTTTTGGCACCAGCCGACTTCCTCGCCCAGGCCGCCAAGGGGACACATCTGCGCCAGGTCCGACTGGAATCAATCACGGAAACCGGGCGCCGCATTACCTATGAAGACTTTGGCCATTGA
- the tsaB gene encoding tRNA (adenosine(37)-N6)-threonylcarbamoyltransferase complex dimerization subunit type 1 TsaB, whose product MKTLAIEFSTDQRSVAVLEDENVRGAAMETATRETHAFALIEQALAQAGMQREEIECLAIGIGPGSYTGIRAAIAIAQGWQLARPIQLAGVSSVESLVFEAQQKAIFGKVDIVIDAQRNEFYLANYEVNATGWREIEPLRLVTLDQVNVRLGANEILVGPEVTRWFKDGTVLFPSANNLGRLAAAKKSFLTAENLRPIYLREVSFVKAPPPRVIPVG is encoded by the coding sequence ATGAAGACTTTGGCCATTGAATTTTCCACCGATCAACGCAGTGTGGCGGTGCTCGAGGATGAAAATGTCCGTGGTGCGGCCATGGAAACAGCGACTCGTGAAACCCATGCTTTCGCGCTGATCGAACAGGCGCTGGCACAGGCCGGGATGCAGCGCGAGGAAATTGAGTGCCTCGCCATCGGCATTGGTCCCGGTTCCTATACCGGCATCCGTGCGGCCATTGCCATCGCCCAGGGTTGGCAACTCGCGCGACCAATTCAACTGGCTGGTGTTAGTAGTGTGGAGAGCCTGGTTTTTGAGGCTCAACAGAAAGCGATCTTTGGCAAAGTGGACATTGTGATTGATGCCCAAAGAAATGAATTTTATCTGGCGAATTACGAAGTGAACGCAACCGGTTGGCGGGAAATCGAGCCTTTGCGACTTGTAACACTGGATCAGGTTAATGTCCGGCTTGGAGCTAACGAGATCCTCGTTGGACCCGAGGTAACCCGTTGGTTCAAGGACGGAACCGTGCTGTTTCCCTCCGCCAACAACCTTGGCCGGCTTGCGGCTGCTAAAAAGTCCTTCCTGACTGCCGAAAACCTGCGACCTATTTATTTAAGGGAAGTCAGTTTTGTCAAAGCACCGCCACCTCGAGTTATTCCGGTAGGATGA
- a CDS encoding transglycosylase SLT domain-containing protein, with protein sequence MRLKPFPQIELRRSTSLALAMVCLTLPNLLRAEGDPSAAVSAPPPAGIPADSAPIRSPEDLAREKAIAEFTQRMKDANYPALFEKAASEFGVPTDVLAGIAFAETRWEHLQWPPGETVSPETGMPRPYGIMSLWDNEYFGHSLLDAAKLIGKDPQELKDDPYQNMRGAAALLKQLYSETPKPADAPGDEIESWRKAIVKYSGIPQPELSEQHGLEVYEYMNDGYHQYGIEWEKHPVKLEAMRAEVAKIKADAQALALAKEKEQEAKAAASNPSLKVANKSQSSALESKPAVAATEAVPASQLKQRWILVSVILGLLAVGAIYIFTRKPQSRPRK encoded by the coding sequence ATGAGATTGAAGCCTTTTCCGCAAATTGAGTTACGCCGATCCACCTCCCTGGCCTTGGCAATGGTTTGTCTGACTTTGCCCAATCTCCTGCGGGCTGAGGGCGACCCTTCTGCCGCTGTCTCCGCCCCACCACCGGCAGGCATTCCCGCAGACTCCGCCCCGATCAGGAGCCCGGAGGATCTGGCGCGGGAGAAGGCCATCGCGGAGTTCACGCAGCGGATGAAGGATGCCAATTATCCGGCCCTCTTCGAAAAGGCGGCCAGTGAGTTTGGCGTGCCCACCGATGTCCTGGCGGGCATTGCCTTTGCCGAAACCCGGTGGGAACACCTGCAGTGGCCGCCCGGGGAGACGGTGTCCCCGGAAACGGGCATGCCCCGGCCCTACGGGATCATGTCCCTCTGGGATAATGAATACTTTGGGCACAGCCTCCTGGATGCCGCCAAATTGATCGGCAAGGACCCGCAGGAGCTCAAGGATGATCCCTACCAGAACATGCGCGGGGCGGCCGCGCTTTTGAAGCAGCTCTATAGTGAGACCCCCAAGCCCGCCGATGCGCCAGGGGATGAGATTGAGAGCTGGCGCAAGGCCATCGTGAAATACAGCGGCATCCCCCAGCCCGAACTGAGTGAACAGCATGGCTTGGAGGTTTATGAGTACATGAACGACGGTTACCACCAGTATGGCATCGAATGGGAGAAGCACCCGGTAAAGCTGGAGGCCATGCGGGCGGAAGTGGCCAAAATCAAGGCGGATGCCCAAGCCCTGGCTCTGGCCAAGGAGAAAGAGCAGGAAGCCAAAGCTGCAGCCAGCAATCCTTCTCTAAAAGTGGCCAACAAGTCCCAGTCTTCCGCTCTGGAATCCAAACCTGCTGTTGCTGCCACCGAGGCTGTTCCAGCCTCTCAGCTAAAGCAACGCTGGATCTTGGTGTCTGTTATTCTCGGGCTGCTTGCCGTTGGCGCAATCTATATTTTCACCAGGAAACCGCAGAGCAGGCCGCGCAAGTAG
- a CDS encoding YXWGXW repeat-containing protein yields MRKFVNISPLILVCTFTVLTGCVTREVVVRENAAPPPPAAVVEERGFRPYPTAEWVPGHYIWRHNRWVWVRGFWR; encoded by the coding sequence ATGAGAAAATTCGTGAACATCTCACCCCTCATCCTCGTTTGCACTTTCACCGTGCTTACCGGATGCGTAACCCGCGAAGTAGTTGTCAGGGAAAATGCCGCACCACCGCCGCCGGCTGCAGTGGTGGAAGAGCGCGGATTCAGACCGTATCCTACTGCGGAATGGGTGCCCGGCCATTACATTTGGCGGCATAACCGCTGGGTTTGGGTGCGCGGCTTCTGGCGCTGA